Within Caldanaerovirga acetigignens, the genomic segment TCGTAAATACCTCTAACGGCCTAAAAGTGATGGGATGGCAGGGCACATCCGAAAAGACCCCGCAGAATATAACATCCATAAGGATACAAAAAGGAATGATGATGCCTGCTAAGGCTACAGGTGAAGTGAGATTTGCGAAAAATTTAAATGATGCAGACAGCATGGGTGCCCAGTACAATATCCCGTTTAGGGTATACGATTCAAAAGGTAATGCCCACAATCTTATTATTACTTTTACTAAAGCGGATTTAAACAGGTGGGATTATGTAATAAATTATGATTCATCGGATACGACAGTATCTAACATAACCAATAATCAAGGAAGCCTAGTGTTCGATCAAGTCGGTAGCCTTGATACCGATCAAAGTACAATAAATCAAGTAGAACTTGCGATTAATGGTGCCGAGCCAATCTCTCTTTCACTGGATTTTTCTGCGGTGACACAGTATGCGAAAGAAACAACTGTGGATCTTTCCTATCAAGATGGCTATGCCGCGGGAACGCTGCTCGGAATTTCGGTGGATTCTAAAGGTATAATAACAGGGGTTTTTGACAATGGGCAGAACATGGAACTTGCTCAGGTGGTTTTAGCGGTTTTTGATAACCCGGCGGGGCTTATAAAGGCAGGAGGCAATGCCTACATGGCTTCCAACAATTCGGGGGAAGTCCAGATTGGAATGGCAGGAACCGGAGGGCGTGGCACGATTAGTCCCGGTTCCCTCGAGATGTCCAATGTGGACCTGGCTGAAGAATTTACCCGCATGATAGTCACTCAAAGGGGTTTTCAGGCCAATTCTAGGATAATTTCTGCATCGGATGAAATGCTGCAGGAGCTTGTGAACATAAAAAGGTAATCTCCAAATTTATAATTAGGCCCGGGGTAAATCCCGGGCCCAGATAAAGCTTTTTGAAAAGAGGTGAAGCCTTGCTTGATAGAACTTACAAGGCTCAACGGAAAAAAATTCTTCCTTAATGTCGACTTAATAGAAATAATAGAGCCGACACCAGATACAGTGATAAAACTTACAAATGAAAAGACTTATATAGTAAAAGAATCACCTCTCGAAGTTGTGGAAAAAATTGTAGCATACAAAAGAAGGATTGTAAGGGGATGTGAAGTTAATGGATAGGGCAACGTTGATAGGCATTGTAGGAGGACTCGGGCTTTTCTTATGGGCTATTTACATGGGTGGAGACCTTAAAGCTTTCATAAATGTTCCTTCTTTGATGATAGTTCTTGGAGGAGTTATTGCTTCAACTTTGATTAATTTTCCCTTTTCGAAGTTTATCGGAGTTTTGAAGATATTGAAAAATGTTTTTATTGAAAAGAGTCTGAGTGCTGAAGAAATAATAAAGACCGTTGTGAGACTCGCTGACATAGCGAGGAGAGAAGGCCTTTTGGCACTAGAAGAAACTGCAGAACAATTGGAAGACGATTTCATGAAGCGTGGGGTTATGCTGGTTGTAGACGGCACGGATCCGGATCTTGTCAAAAACATATTGGAGACAGAACTTGCTTTTCTCGAAGAGAGGCACAAAGAAGGGCAGAGCATTTTCGAAACGATGGGCTCGCTCGCGCCATCTTATGGGTTGTTGGGCACCATAATCGGTCTTATTCAAATGCTCAGCAAGTTAAACGACCCGAGTTCGGTAGGGCCGGGGATGGCGGTTGCGCTTATTACAACATTTTACGGTGCTTTCCTTGCGTATTTTATTTTTAACCCAATCGCTGGGAAACTAAAAGTCAGGAGCCGACAGGAAATACTCTTAAAGGAAATAATGATAGAAGGAATCCTTTCGATACAGGCTGGTGAAAATCCGCGAATAATAGAGGAAAAACTGAAGGCGTTCCTGTCGCCACAGCTTAGAAAGTCCTTTAAGGAAAAGGATAAAGAGGGCGCGGAAAGCGGTGAGAGTCTTGCCTGGCGCTAAAAGAAGAAGATCCGAAGATGTACCGCCGCCTGGTGCTCCCCAATGGATGACTACATACGGCGACCTTATTACGCAGATATTGATATTCTTTGTACTGCTGTTTGCGCTTTCTAATGTGGATGCAAAAAAATTCGACCTAGCCATAACATCAGTGCAAGGTTCACTTGGCATATTGGAAAGTGGAAAATCGCTCATTAGGGGAGAGTTTGTGGAAGAGGGCATTGCCGGTGAAAATTTATTTACTGGGGAGCAGCAGGAAAGAGAACTGAGGAAATTGGGTGATCAAATATTAGAAATTATTGAAGCTAGTGGTTATAAGGGGGTAACGGTTAGTATTGATGAAAGAGGACTTGCAGTGAGGTTCATGGAGGGGGCTCTTTTTGATTCGGGGAAGGCAGATTTGAAAAGTGAAGCTATACGTTTATTG encodes:
- a CDS encoding flagellar hook protein FlgE translates to MMRSMFSAVTGLRNHQTMMDVIGNNIANVNTVGFKKSRVTFQDALYQTIKGASSAQGNRGGTNPMQVGLGMTVASIDTLHTPSSLEATGNMTDLAIEGDGFFILSDGLNYYYTRAGNFGFDEEGNFVNTSNGLKVMGWQGTSEKTPQNITSIRIQKGMMMPAKATGEVRFAKNLNDADSMGAQYNIPFRVYDSKGNAHNLIITFTKADLNRWDYVINYDSSDTTVSNITNNQGSLVFDQVGSLDTDQSTINQVELAINGAEPISLSLDFSAVTQYAKETTVDLSYQDGYAAGTLLGISVDSKGIITGVFDNGQNMELAQVVLAVFDNPAGLIKAGGNAYMASNNSGEVQIGMAGTGGRGTISPGSLEMSNVDLAEEFTRMIVTQRGFQANSRIISASDEMLQELVNIKR
- a CDS encoding flagellar FlbD family protein; this encodes MIELTRLNGKKFFLNVDLIEIIEPTPDTVIKLTNEKTYIVKESPLEVVEKIVAYKRRIVRGCEVNG
- a CDS encoding motility protein A, which gives rise to MDRATLIGIVGGLGLFLWAIYMGGDLKAFINVPSLMIVLGGVIASTLINFPFSKFIGVLKILKNVFIEKSLSAEEIIKTVVRLADIARREGLLALEETAEQLEDDFMKRGVMLVVDGTDPDLVKNILETELAFLEERHKEGQSIFETMGSLAPSYGLLGTIIGLIQMLSKLNDPSSVGPGMAVALITTFYGAFLAYFIFNPIAGKLKVRSRQEILLKEIMIEGILSIQAGENPRIIEEKLKAFLSPQLRKSFKEKDKEGAESGESLAWR
- a CDS encoding OmpA family protein, which produces MRVLPGAKRRRSEDVPPPGAPQWMTTYGDLITQILIFFVLLFALSNVDAKKFDLAITSVQGSLGILESGKSLIRGEFVEEGIAGENLFTGEQQERELRKLGDQILEIIEASGYKGVTVSIDERGLAVRFMEGALFDSGKADLKSEAIRLLDKIAPVLKQSQRPIRVEGHTDNVPIHTKEFPSNWELSTARAVNVLRYLVEKHEIPPQIISAAGYGEYHPIVPNDTAQNRSRNRRVEIIILSSSSIAQEPK